TTTCtaacttctcctccttcctcttcttctctgctcgTCTATGTCTCCGGTgtcggggggggcggagcttcccCCTGCGGCGGCGCTAGCTTCTTCTCTAGCCGAGTGACTCGGTGCTTGAGTTTGCCGTGTGTGGCCTCGTGCTCGGCCAGCAGCCGGGCGTAACGCGTCTGCAGGGCGTCCAGCATGCTTGCCATGcgctccaccttctcctccatctctttggGGTCAGGGCCCTGCGCCGCCACCTACAGGCCAAAACAACACGATAAACCCTTTTCGAGCCCCTTTGTGGGATTTTTGCCGGGAGGGATGAGCGTTTACCTCCAGGTCCAGCAGCCCGTCCTTCATCAGGATCTGCCGccccttctcctccagcagggcTTTGGCGTCGGGGTACTCCGTCAGCGCCTCCATCAGGTCGTCTTTAGAGAGACAGAAGAGGTCGGAGTAGCCGATGCTCCGGATGTTGGCCGTCCTGCGGTTTCCTGCCCGACTGCCTGAGAATACAAATTCATATATCTTCACTGGGTTGCCCTTAGAAAAGCTCTCATTTAAGCGCAGCGTGTAACACAGAAGGTTCAGGACTAAACTGAGACTCGTTCGTGTGGAAGATCAAGCCTAAACTGATCTAATCATACCTTTAATGGCCAGGATGCTGATCTCCCCGAAGTAGCTCCCGTCACTGAGGACCACAAACTGCTTGATGCCGTCATCGGCAACGACAGCCAGTTTTCCCTCTTTGATGATGTACATCTCTCTGCCAATATCGCCCTTCTTGCATATGTAGTCCCCGGGACTGTATACCTGAGGCTGCAGCTTCAGCACCAGCTCCACCAAAAGACCGGCCTCGCAGTCCGCAAAGATACGAACCTGCAAGACGGAAGAGAACCAAGAGACGCGATGTGTTTTCAAGTCCGCCGGTTTGTGACGAGGAGGGCAGTTTGCATACCTTCTTCAGGGTGTCTAGGTGGACATTGATGGCGATCTCTGCCCTCAGTTTGTCCGGCAGGTACTTCAAGACCTCCCTCTCATCTACTGCTTTCTTATTGGTCCACAGGAAGTCAAACCACTTGATGACTCTCTTCTCCAGGTCCTTCGTAACCTGAACAAGGTACGTTATTACtagggtatatatatatttaaacaaaaaaagccagaaAAAGCCACTGATATCTGATATCATAGAACGACTAACCAACCTTTCGGAAGGTCATGTATTGTTTGATGGCGTCGATGCGAGACTGGAAGTTGGCCCTGGCAGCGTTCATGTTGGTGATCATCGAGCCGACATTACCGACAATGGTGGCAAAGATCAACACACCAACCTAGAGGAGACATGAAGACAATACAGGAAGTTAGAAGGTCCTGAGATGGTGACACAAGACGTGGTGCTGCACTGACACTGTGGGTACCCAAACCGGTTTACCGTTGAAATTGGGGTTACCCAAACCAGATACACTATGGATATTGGGGGTACCCAAACTAGTAGACTACTGATTTAGAGGGACCCACACAAGATAGACCACCAAATGTGCTAGACCCCTAAACAGGGACCAAACCTGGTAGACGAAACACACCTTAAGCCACACTCACCAGGAAGTCAGTGACGACAAAGAAGTACTCAGAGTTCTCCACGGGGGGCGGAGTCTCTCCAATGGTGGTGAGTGTCAGAGTGGACCAGTACATACTGTAGGCATACTTCCTCACCAGACGACCAAACTCCGGATCTGCCGGGTCGGGATACACAAACCTGTCAGCACCAAAACCTGGAGGGAGGGGACAAGACGGGGTGTCAGAGGCTTTCAGACGGATACCCCTGATCCATCAATCGGGATTCAAACGGGAAACCCCACCAATAGCCTTGGAGAAGGAGTAGTAGAGGCAGGCGTTCCAGTGGATAATGATGACGATGTACATAACAAGGTTGGAGATACGGAGAGCGTTGGGGTAGTTAGTCCGGGTCTCCGTCCTCTGGAAGAACTCCAGCATCCTGAGACAaattttatttgattttaaaaaggattGTCTAGTCTTGCTATTAGCGGGAGTATAGCAGTgtggtccagactgaaatatctcaactaTGGGATGGATTGTGATGAAATGTAGTTCAGGTATTGTTGCGTGTGGAATTCCTCTCTGGAGCGATGTCTGTCTGCAAAATACACCTGACTATACAGTTCAATCTAAATAAAAAGATATTTATTCCTAACAACTTCATGTACCTGTGGATGTATTTTTTCTTAAGGGTAGTTTCCGTGTCAAGCTTGTCTGCGTTTACCTGTTGAACCTGAACAGTTTGTTGAGGCGGATTTCAGGGTATCTGGTGCCGAGAGCGAGGTAGAGCACGTCAGTGGGAACCATGGAGGCCAGGTCCAGTTTGAACTGGACGCTGTGGACGTAGCGATCGCGCAACTTCTGCTCGTCCTTCACCAGCAGACCCTGCTCCAGGTAACCTAGGCAACCAGACACAGACATGTCTTCACCTGTGGTACGTTTCAGATGTAACGTCAGTCAAGTACACAGGACAatctgtgggtgtgtgagggCTCAGACCGGTCCTCGTTCTGAAGATCATGTCTGCGATGTAAGTGAGGTCGCACACAAAGTCCAAAAGGAACCACAGCACCAAATAGTCGGTCTGTAGCTCCTCGAAACACGCCCTGAAACACACGTTAACACACATTAAGACACACTGATGGAGAACCTAAATCCACTTGTGTTCAGGGACCAGGACCAGAAACCCACATGGCAACTCACAGACAGCCAAAACCCAGTAAGATCCGGATCCAAACATGGTCGCCTTGGGGACCTGACTCTGGACCACATCTTTAAATGAGTGATTGAAAGTCGGCTCTAGTCAGGGGGAGAAAGGTGTGTTACCTGGCTATGATCAGGGTCCAGTTGTACATGACGGGGACGGTGATGACTCCCAGCCAGTGGTAGTAGGTGTTGCCTGCTGGATCAATCACTGTGATCTCCTGAGGACTGGACACAATAATGAAGTGTGAccatgatgaaagaaaaaaggctgtGAATCAGTGGATCGTAGAAAGAAAAACTCACGCCTCCTCTTTGgctttttcttcattcttcttctccttcctctcctttctctccttcctctcctgcttctccttcctgagGGGAGAGATCACAGCGGTTCTACTCAGAGGAGGTCATCAGAGGAGCTGCTGTCAGATACTTactccttcttctcttttctctccttcttttctttctttcttttcttcttctcctccctgcaggaCGACAGATGTTTGATTGTATGTTCACTTAATATGTGTTGTCATATAAAGAGACGCCTTGAAGAGCCGATTCACACGAtggatgtcacatgtgtgcgTTAAACGTTGCGTGTGTGTCTTACTCTTCCTCGTTGTTGTTACTGTTGTTGACGTTAAACAGATCTCCAGGTCTGGATCTTTGGTTGGTTCTGAAATAGAGAATCAGGGCTTGAGTAGGCAAATGTCTCAATGAGGGCTCGAACTTCTCAAGGGCCGCGAGAACTTGAATGATTGACAACAGAACAGCCCCATTCACCCTCAAGCTTCCTCAAATGTTTTAATCGAAGCACACAATAATTTAGAAAAGTGTAGGAGCCTTGAAACCTCATCAAGGAACCACCAACCCTGACCCTTAAGAACTCCTAAAACCAGTTACAGGACCCTTTGAACATCTTCAAGGATCCATTTTACTTCCATGAAGCTGCTGACATACTTTAAAGGAGGACCTCTACAATCCCAGAATTATCTAGTCCCCTAAACCTCCTCAAGGTACGCACAAACCTCCTAAATATCGTCTTGAAGGACCCATAAAACTTCTTCAAAGTAACCCTGGATAAGAATCCACAGAGGCCAAATATGGACCATTTCAAGCTCACTTAGAACATCTCCTGGGAGACATTTGCCTTCCAGGGAACCGTCCTGATGTCCCCAGAACCTCATCACTCACCTGTCGCccggctcctcctccatgtccagCAGTACAATGGTGGGCGGAGTCAACCAGGAGGTGGGGGTCCGTACTGACGGAGCCACTTTGGCCATGGAGGTATTCTCTCCCCGACTTTCTGTTGAGAGGGATTAACAGACGACGGAGGTCCACTGGGTCACATGAGGGAGTCGTGTTGATCTCGATGTTCAATGAGTCTGATTATTGAACTGTGAGTATTGATTCCGAAGGTTTAAACAGTGATTGGGTTAATATTACAATAGTAACTAAAGTCTGAAGAGCTTTGATCAAGTTCATCTTGTTagagtgcttttattgtgaaatggaAAGTTGTCCTATAGGCTTGGCGACAttacatttatacatatatatgtttcCAGGTAAAGCATTAAATAAATAGCACTAAGCACGCAGTGCagtgttttttctgtatttttgatgaattaatctaatctaatctttaGTTTTATTGATGAATTGATCATCTTAAATTGGTGTGTGATTGTTACAATCAATTCAAAGTAAAGTGTGTTTTAATCACACTATAAATGATCATGTCGTTGCTCAGAACATCTTTTGTCTTGTTCTCCTTCTACTAAACTAAATGACATCTATTACTGAAAATaattactacaaaataaaagcatcacaGCGTTTATGATCGTTTTGGGTGGATAATCTCTGGCTCACCTGCCACCTGATAATCTGTCGCCCTCGGTTTTACGGCCTAGATCCGGCAGCTGCTCGTCATGCTTGTCGTCATGGAAACGGAGgagtatccccccccccgtcccctgcACGGTCGCACCAGGCCGAAGCCGATAAATCCCAAAAAGTTTGGCGGGGAACTGGGATAAAAAACGAAGGCCTGCGAGACGTGACGGAGTGTTTGGAGGAGCAGAGTCACCCTGATGAGGATAAAGAGATTAGAGGAGATGACACCACCTGTCTCACCTGAgcccacagaccccccccccaccaatcaCCCCCACTACGAGGGATACGCACGTGTCTCCTACTTTATGTCTCTCTACTCACATAGTGTCTCTTTGTACTCACCGTGTGTCTTTGTAGTAACTTagtgtgtctctgtagtcaCGTTGTGTGTCTTTATAGTGACTAAGTGTGTCTTTGTAGtcactttgtgtgtctttgtagtgACCCAGAGACGGCTGGTACTTGTCTCACTGGGACATGTTGTGGGTGAAGGCCTCCATCACCTTCGCCCCGTACCACCAATAAGCCTTTTTGAGATTTCCACAAACAGAGCTTCAAAGCACAGCCTGGGGGgtagacgggggagggggggggggggttctaaaaACTCCTAGAGGTTGTGACCTTGAGTTGGTGTTCTTTTACAGCAGTAAAGAAGCAGACCAGAAGGTGGTGAGATGTAAAAGTGAGAATGAAAGAGAGATTGTAGTGAAGGTGGATGATGaaaagtgagggggggggattaacaACATGAGATCCTCTTgagtcagcacacacacacacacacacacacttactttgaTAGGCTTAATAGGAATTAAACCCGTGTTAAGATGCCATGATAACAGGAAGTCTCATCAtgctaacaataataatgatgctaacaatgctaacatgTTGATTAGGTCAAATGGTcaacatatttttatttcattgataATGATTCTAATTcgtattcctttatttttagatGTGTCCAGataaagaatagaaaaaaaatcaagagaaaGATTGACACACTGAGGAGATGACATTTATTTCACAgctttgttcacccctcgaccTGCAGACCTGTAGACCTGCAGACCTGCAGACCTGTAGACCTGTAGACCTGCAGACCTGTAGACCTGCAGACCTGCAGACCTGCAGACCTGCAGACCTGTAGACCTGCAGACCTGCAGACCTGCAGACCTGCAGACCTGCAGACCTGTAGACCTGCAGACCTGTAGACCTGTAGACCTGCAGACCTGCAGACCTGCAGACCTGCTCGTTTGCAGAGATCTGCCTCCATGAATCAGAGCCCATCCGCGCGTCCTTATAATCAATAACGGGTCAATCAGTGGTCATATTACAATCTGAAAATATGATTATCTGGTAAAaagtctttgttttaataatggcggagtTATGCTATGAAacaggaaatgtgagactcctggaAGGATGTagtcagcagaccaatcacagccttgtgaACTCgaccttgcgtttctctgaaagcGCAgcagcataaactaggctttagggTGAAAGTTTGAggttgaagaagaagaacagctgCTTCTCTATGAGGTCTCACGTCCTCCAGGAAGCCAGGGCGCTCGGTTACATCACCTGGTTCACGGCGTGCGGACGCGTTGGAACCGATGCCAAAGATGTGATGACTCGATAAGTCTGTGTTGGCATGTGGGACCAATgtggcagaggtgggacaaagtcattgttatgcaagtcacaagcaagtctcaagtcattgccctcgagtcccgagtcaagtcgagtcaaagatgaggcaagtcccaagtcgagtcaaaagtcaaagccaacaagtcccaagtcgagttcAAAGTTtcaccattttagtttcgagtcatttcaagtcctcttattacagaaaatcccttataaccacatgttttatttgaaactactctttactcataccaatgttgtgttaatattcattgtacactaaggtatacgataatacatttccgtttatgcaatattaagaatattttcactgcttcaaaagcccttccctcaagaaaccgaagtcatgctttaaagcaaagtggggacggggaaccctgggtgatggtgcgctgcctcacagacctagactacgtagggaagagaagggtaatggtggatcgactgtgactgtgttatagtactttaaaacggacgttgacataatgttggcgagtctgaatccgggttcaaaaatcccgatttttgtaaccatgaacgagctgtctcgttgatacggtcaaatggactgcagtgattggatgtcgtgcaggcagcgctctctgcatacaggtggcgcacatttttttgacagatgcagataaacagagcggcgcggccgagttttcatgggaagtagcaagtcttctcgagtcaaaaggctcgagtccaagtgaagtcacgagtcatcgatgttaaagtccaagtcgagttgcaagtctttgtacgttttgtcgagtcgagtctgaagtcatcaaattcatgactcgagtctgactcgagtccaaggcacatgactcgagtccacacctctgcaatgTGGTCTCTCTGAATAATAGGAAGGGCCCCGGTCTCTTTAGGATGCTTCCTTGGTAGGATGGATCCTACCAAGGAAGCATCCTTCAACCCTGGAGAAGCAACAACAACTCGGATCAGCAGCCAGTTATTCTTCAGGCAGAGGAAAAAGTTCCCTCGTGTTGCTAGGAGAGGCAGGCTCCCAAAGCgagcgctctgattggcccgcAGCCGGTCACCTCCAGCCAATCAGGTGCCGGTGCGTCCGCCATGAGAATCCATAATCCCTCTTTGCTTTCATTATCAATACTACGATCAATTCTACGTCAACACGAACGTTGGGTTCTTCTATGAATGTACACAGAATGTGTGTATTCAGTAGTACGTGGTCCCAATAGAACGAGGATCCACATGTGAATCAGGACTTTAGTTTGAGAGTCAGAGCTGATCCCGGATGGTTTGTCGTAATGGCGGAACTGTCAAATAGACGTCACTCAAACACATGGAACTTCCGGTTTGAATACAGTTCTCCTTTACAGAATAAAGGTTTGAATGAAAATATAACGACAGAGGCAGTTTTCAGATATTTCACTGTAGTAAAAGTACATACAACACCGTACAAATAACCTGTTACAGTAAAATTACTGATGCAAAGCCGGAGAAATACTCTTTATTGTAAAAGTACTCATATCACGCAGGAATTGAAATGCCAGAAAGTACAAATTTTCTTTTACAGTAAATGTATAAATACCTTGATATCATTAGCTGATATTTATAGAAACCTATATAACAACTGATACAGCCAAGCTCTGTAACAGTAAAGGTATTAATACCACACTGTACTAATAATCTATGAGAGTACAAATACCACAGGGTACAAATACTAAGTTATAATACAAGTACCGAATAAGTACTCCTCTACTGTAAACGTACATTTACCtcactgttaaaatacaaaGAATGAACAAGTGCTACAGGTTTATACATTTCAGTACCAGTAAgtacaatacaaaatataagTTTAAATGTTCGGTATGGGGGAAGCACACATTTAACACATGTGATCTCTGATGTGTACACTGATCCTGGATCAGAACATTCCTCCGTGTGTGAATGTCCAGTAACCAGATATACGTGTTTACGCGGTCTAAATATACACCACCCCgcggcttttattgtgaaaggaccCCGGCGCGGCGGGTCGGAAGCTGGCGCGCTTGACGTGCCGCTGGCGCTGATGGCGGCGGGCTGGTGGAGGGTCGCACCGAggagggagagcgaggaggCGGGGAACCGGagagcagcgagagagagacacaccgGACGAGGCCCCGGTGTCACCGAGCAGCGACACACCGACACGCGACCTGCGGCCACGCCGACCCCCGACAGCCCGAGGCCCGCGGAGCGGCGCGACGAGGACACGGGGAGATGGAGcggtaagggaggggggggggtctgcagagacacacacagtacttatatatatatatatatatatatatatatatataaagaaatacTCATGtaattatatctatatatataatacacagTACCGCGCTCAGCGTACACGGACCGGAAGCAGGATGTTATTGTGATTTTAACACTTGTAGCCTCTacgtg
This sequence is a window from Pungitius pungitius chromosome 1, fPunPun2.1, whole genome shotgun sequence. Protein-coding genes within it:
- the cnga1b gene encoding cyclic nucleotide-gated channel rod photoreceptor subunit alpha; its protein translation is MAKVAPSVRTPTSWLTPPTIVLLDMEEEPGDRTNQRSRPGDLFNVNNSNNNEEEEEKKKRKKEKKERKEKKEKEKQERKERKERKEKKNEEKAKEEAPQEITVIDPAGNTYYHWLGVITVPVMYNWTLIIARACFEELQTDYLVLWFLLDFVCDLTYIADMIFRTRTGYLEQGLLVKDEQKLRDRYVHSVQFKLDLASMVPTDVLYLALGTRYPEIRLNKLFRFNRMLEFFQRTETRTNYPNALRISNLVMYIVIIIHWNACLYYSFSKAIGFGADRFVYPDPADPEFGRLVRKYAYSMYWSTLTLTTIGETPPPVENSEYFFVVTDFLVGVLIFATIVGNVGSMITNMNAARANFQSRIDAIKQYMTFRKVTKDLEKRVIKWFDFLWTNKKAVDEREVLKYLPDKLRAEIAINVHLDTLKKVRIFADCEAGLLVELVLKLQPQVYSPGDYICKKGDIGREMYIIKEGKLAVVADDGIKQFVVLSDGSYFGEISILAIKGSRAGNRRTANIRSIGYSDLFCLSKDDLMEALTEYPDAKALLEEKGRQILMKDGLLDLEVAAQGPDPKEMEEKVERMASMLDALQTRYARLLAEHEATHGKLKHRVTRLEKKLAPPQGEAPPPPTPET